In the genome of bacterium, one region contains:
- the hypF gene encoding carbamoyltransferase HypF → MSSATTQRLRLEISGAVQGVGFRPFVYRLAREARIAGWVLNDSRGVILEVEGGHAVLERFAERVRSEHPEHAVLDRFDSAWLEPVGLSGFEIRSSEGAGDKTVSVLPDIATCGQCLREVLGRDNRRYGYPFTNCTDCGPRFSIIESLPYDRPNTTMRGFIMCERCQREYEDPADRRFHAQPNACAECGPRLTLANSVGRELARGEAALKAAAAAVRRGRIVAVKGLGGFHLMVDATDGEAVALLRRRKGRYEKPLALMVRHLDEVRALVKVATAAADLLTSSRAPIVLLPRLAESEIADGVAPGNPNLGVMLAYTPLHHLLLAEIDKPVVATSGNLSDEPIAIDNEEALARLARIADLFLLHDRPIERHVDDSVFHMVEEQAQPLRRARGWAPLPVSVPAELPCILGVGAHLKNTVALAVGDKVFISQHIGDMETPQAVAAFERVIEDFLDLYEVLPVAIARDLHPDYHSSRWPAATILKPLAALPTIAVQHHHAHLAACLADNDEPGKALGVIWDGTGYGTDGSVWGGEFLSGDAAAFERVASLRPFRLPGGDAAVREPRRVALALLWETFGEAGFERHDLASVRSFENGERAPLARMLASGFGSPVTTSAGRLFDGVAALLDLRQRVAFEGQAAMALEFIADREERGAYPLPLESREAGSETSHHDGLSVALELDWRPLVEAVLGDFRRGIAVGIIAARFHRALVEAIVDVASELGEERVALAGGCFQNRLLSEWSAERLRRAGFEVLMHRRLPPNDGSISFGQVVVAAARLERGV, encoded by the coding sequence TTGTCTTCGGCTACGACACAGCGCTTGCGCCTCGAGATTTCGGGCGCGGTTCAGGGGGTTGGATTCAGGCCCTTCGTGTATCGCCTCGCCCGTGAAGCACGGATTGCGGGCTGGGTCCTCAACGACAGCCGGGGTGTCATCCTGGAAGTGGAGGGTGGGCATGCGGTGCTCGAGCGATTTGCCGAGAGAGTCCGGAGTGAGCATCCGGAGCATGCAGTGCTTGATCGTTTCGACTCGGCCTGGCTCGAGCCGGTGGGCCTGAGCGGCTTCGAGATCCGATCGAGCGAAGGAGCTGGAGACAAGACAGTGTCGGTGCTGCCGGACATCGCTACCTGCGGCCAGTGCCTTCGGGAGGTACTCGGCAGGGACAATCGACGCTACGGTTACCCGTTCACCAATTGCACCGATTGCGGACCTAGGTTCTCGATCATCGAGTCGCTGCCGTACGACCGCCCCAATACGACCATGCGCGGCTTTATCATGTGTGAGCGGTGCCAGCGGGAATACGAGGACCCCGCCGATCGGCGCTTCCACGCTCAGCCCAACGCCTGTGCTGAGTGTGGTCCTCGCCTCACTCTCGCGAATAGCGTGGGCAGAGAACTGGCTCGCGGGGAAGCAGCCTTGAAGGCGGCGGCGGCGGCGGTTCGCCGGGGACGAATCGTCGCGGTCAAGGGCCTGGGCGGGTTCCACTTGATGGTGGATGCGACTGACGGCGAGGCAGTGGCCTTGCTGCGTCGGCGCAAGGGTCGCTATGAAAAACCACTGGCTCTGATGGTGCGCCATCTCGACGAGGTCCGCGCCCTGGTCAAGGTCGCGACCGCGGCGGCTGATCTCCTGACTTCGTCACGGGCCCCGATCGTGCTTCTGCCCAGGCTTGCCGAGTCGGAGATCGCCGACGGAGTGGCTCCCGGGAATCCGAACCTGGGTGTAATGCTCGCCTACACCCCGCTTCACCATCTCTTACTGGCTGAAATCGACAAGCCGGTGGTAGCTACCAGCGGCAATCTGTCGGACGAGCCGATTGCGATCGACAATGAAGAGGCACTGGCGCGGCTGGCTCGAATCGCGGACTTGTTTCTCCTACACGACCGGCCGATCGAGCGTCATGTCGACGACAGCGTGTTCCACATGGTGGAAGAACAGGCCCAGCCACTTCGGCGGGCGCGAGGCTGGGCACCACTGCCGGTTTCGGTGCCGGCGGAGTTGCCGTGCATTCTGGGAGTGGGTGCACATCTCAAGAACACCGTAGCGCTCGCCGTCGGTGACAAGGTTTTCATCAGCCAGCACATCGGCGACATGGAGACGCCCCAGGCGGTCGCGGCCTTTGAGCGCGTGATCGAGGACTTTCTGGATCTCTACGAGGTGCTGCCGGTAGCGATTGCGCGGGATCTTCATCCCGACTACCACTCGTCTCGTTGGCCGGCGGCCACGATTCTCAAACCACTGGCAGCGCTTCCGACGATCGCGGTGCAGCATCATCACGCCCATCTCGCCGCCTGCCTGGCGGATAACGACGAGCCGGGCAAGGCGCTCGGCGTGATCTGGGACGGGACCGGCTATGGCACCGATGGCTCGGTGTGGGGCGGCGAGTTTCTCTCGGGGGACGCGGCCGCCTTCGAGCGCGTGGCCTCGCTGCGACCGTTCCGACTGCCGGGCGGCGATGCCGCGGTGAGAGAGCCTCGACGGGTCGCGCTGGCTCTGTTGTGGGAGACCTTCGGCGAGGCTGGGTTCGAGCGCCACGATCTGGCCTCGGTTCGAAGTTTCGAGAACGGCGAGCGGGCGCCACTGGCCCGGATGCTCGCGAGCGGTTTCGGCTCGCCGGTGACCACCAGCGCGGGCCGGTTGTTCGACGGTGTGGCCGCACTGCTGGATTTGCGCCAGAGGGTGGCGTTCGAGGGGCAGGCGGCGATGGCGCTCGAGTTCATCGCGGACCGCGAGGAGCGGGGTGCCTATCCGTTGCCTCTCGAGTCACGTGAAGCCGGTAGCGAGACGAGCCATCACGACGGCTTGTCGGTGGCGCTCGAACTGGACTGGCGGCCTCTGGTCGAGGCGGTGCTTGGCGATTTCCGGCGGGGCATCGCAGTGGGTATCATTGCGGCCAGGTTTCATCGTGCTCTGGTCGAGGCCATCGTGGACGTCGCCAGCGAGCTGGGAGAAGAGCGCGTGGCTCTCGCCGGAGGGTGCTTTCAGAACCGGCTGCTGTCGGAGTGGTCGGCCGAGCGGTTGCGTCGGGCCGGCTTCGAGGTTCTGATGCATCGACGGTTGCCGCCCAACGATGGCAGTATCAGCTTTGGACAGGTGGTTGTTGCAGCGGCCCGGCTCGAGAGAGGAGTCTGA
- the hybB gene encoding Ni/Fe-hydrogenase cytochrome b subunit, with amino-acid sequence MLENRDLGGELRRFGRLLLSEARPKGKLLTPFNVISIPVILLGLGILVVRFTKGLGAVTNLSQEFPWGFWIGFDVVTGVAFAGGAYAITFAVYVMKLEKYHPIVRPTVLSGLLAYVFYAGALVLDLGRPWHIINPIIGNSFGYNSVLFLVSWHFMLYMLAELVEFSPVIAEWAGWKKLRRILGALTLGTVIFGVTLSSLHQSGLGALFLMAKSKIHPLWYSEFIPIFFLVSSIFAGLSMIIVEGTISHRVFKDQIDPAKHHTFEDIILGLGKGAAISLFVYYFFKLLTFVHDRQWTLLTDGWGAWYLVEILGFVLFPCVLFAYGVRNRSVGTVRVAAVMALVGIILNRLNTSVIAYNWTAAVRYYPSWQEIVVTLMVVFTEIWVFRWIVLRMPVLREAHELPAQRARAGAPIPSTTV; translated from the coding sequence ATGCTGGAGAATCGCGATCTTGGTGGAGAGCTCAGGCGCTTCGGCAGGTTGCTGCTCTCCGAGGCCAGGCCCAAGGGCAAGCTGCTGACTCCTTTTAACGTCATCTCGATCCCGGTCATCCTGCTCGGCCTCGGCATTCTGGTGGTCCGGTTCACAAAGGGCCTGGGAGCGGTCACCAACCTCTCTCAGGAATTCCCCTGGGGGTTCTGGATCGGCTTCGATGTCGTCACTGGCGTGGCCTTCGCCGGCGGTGCCTACGCAATCACCTTCGCCGTCTACGTGATGAAGCTCGAGAAGTACCACCCCATCGTCAGGCCCACGGTGCTCTCCGGTCTTCTCGCCTATGTGTTCTATGCCGGGGCGCTGGTTCTGGATCTCGGCCGGCCCTGGCACATCATCAATCCGATCATCGGCAACTCCTTCGGTTACAACTCCGTGCTCTTCCTCGTGTCGTGGCACTTCATGCTCTACATGCTGGCCGAGCTGGTGGAGTTCTCCCCGGTGATTGCGGAGTGGGCGGGCTGGAAGAAACTCCGCCGGATCCTGGGCGCGCTGACATTGGGAACCGTGATCTTCGGTGTCACGCTGTCCAGCCTGCACCAGTCCGGCCTCGGCGCCCTGTTTCTCATGGCCAAATCGAAGATCCATCCCCTGTGGTACTCGGAGTTCATCCCGATTTTTTTCCTGGTATCGAGCATCTTTGCCGGTCTGTCGATGATCATCGTCGAGGGCACGATCAGCCATCGCGTGTTCAAGGACCAGATCGATCCCGCCAAGCACCATACTTTCGAAGACATCATTCTCGGGCTCGGCAAAGGAGCCGCGATTTCGCTCTTCGTTTACTACTTCTTCAAGTTGCTCACTTTCGTCCACGACCGGCAGTGGACCTTGCTCACCGACGGCTGGGGCGCCTGGTACCTGGTCGAGATACTGGGCTTCGTGCTGTTTCCGTGTGTACTTTTCGCCTATGGCGTGCGCAACCGCAGTGTCGGCACGGTGCGCGTTGCCGCCGTCATGGCTCTGGTGGGCATCATCCTCAATCGTCTCAACACCTCGGTCATCGCCTACAACTGGACCGCGGCGGTCCGCTACTACCCGTCCTGGCAGGAGATCGTGGTGACGCTGATGGTGGTGTTCACGGAAATCTGGGTGTTCCGCTGGATCGTGCTTCGAATGCCGGTTCTCCGGGAAGCGCATGAGCTGCCTGCGCAGCGAGCCAGAGCCGGCGCGCCGATACCATCGACCACGGTGTAG
- a CDS encoding Ni/Fe hydrogenase subunit alpha, which produces MPNTKTERIVIEPVTRVEGHGKVTILLDEDRKVSEARLHIVEFRGFERFIQGRPFWELPVLVQRLCGICPVSHHLCAAKAVDGIIGADELTPTAEKMRRLMHYGQMFQSHALHFFHLASPDLLFGFDAPVEKRNVIGVIAEHPDLAVQGVMMRKFGQEIIKVTAGKKVHGTGAIPGGINKNLSIAERDVLLAEMDQMLGWSLEAVKLAKGYTLDNIDWVAAFGSFDSNHLSIVRPDGAMDLYHGNLRAVDSMGDSIIDQVDPNDYLDVIAEEVRPWSYMKFPFLKKLGPETGWYRVGPLARVNTCDFIDTPLAEGARKEFFEAIGGGVGAPCNVTMAYHWARMIELLHSAEKIGELLHDHDLQGEDIVVPPGERREEFVAMIEAPRGTLTHHYRVDESDQVTMANLIVSTTCNNEPMNRAVRGIAEEHLSGVSEITEGLLNHIEVGIRAYDPCLSCATHAMGQMPLEVTLQTADGQTIDRRTKP; this is translated from the coding sequence ATGCCGAACACCAAGACCGAGAGAATCGTCATCGAGCCCGTCACCCGGGTCGAGGGTCACGGCAAGGTGACGATCCTGCTCGACGAAGACCGAAAGGTCTCGGAGGCTCGCCTCCATATTGTCGAGTTTCGCGGTTTCGAGCGGTTCATTCAGGGCCGTCCGTTCTGGGAGCTGCCGGTGCTGGTGCAGCGCCTGTGTGGAATCTGCCCGGTGAGCCATCATCTCTGCGCCGCCAAGGCGGTCGACGGCATTATTGGAGCGGATGAGCTCACTCCGACCGCCGAGAAAATGCGTCGGCTGATGCACTACGGCCAGATGTTTCAGTCTCACGCACTGCACTTCTTCCATCTGGCCTCGCCCGATCTTTTGTTCGGATTCGACGCCCCCGTGGAGAAGCGCAACGTCATCGGCGTCATTGCTGAGCATCCGGACCTGGCCGTCCAAGGCGTCATGATGCGCAAGTTCGGCCAAGAGATCATCAAGGTCACGGCCGGCAAGAAGGTGCACGGAACCGGCGCCATTCCGGGCGGCATCAACAAGAACCTGTCGATCGCTGAGCGCGACGTCTTACTGGCCGAAATGGACCAGATGCTGGGGTGGAGCCTCGAAGCCGTGAAACTCGCCAAGGGCTATACCCTCGACAATATCGATTGGGTGGCGGCCTTCGGCTCTTTCGACTCCAACCACCTGTCCATCGTTCGACCGGACGGTGCCATGGACCTGTACCACGGCAATCTCAGGGCGGTTGACTCCATGGGCGACTCGATCATCGATCAGGTGGATCCGAACGACTACCTGGACGTCATCGCCGAAGAAGTCAGGCCCTGGTCGTACATGAAGTTCCCGTTCTTGAAGAAACTCGGACCGGAGACCGGTTGGTACCGGGTCGGGCCGCTGGCGCGAGTCAACACTTGCGACTTCATCGACACGCCGCTTGCCGAGGGGGCCAGGAAGGAGTTCTTCGAGGCGATCGGAGGCGGGGTTGGCGCTCCCTGCAACGTCACCATGGCCTACCACTGGGCTCGGATGATCGAGCTCCTGCACTCCGCCGAGAAGATCGGTGAGTTGCTCCACGACCACGACCTTCAGGGCGAGGACATCGTGGTTCCGCCGGGCGAGCGCCGGGAGGAGTTCGTGGCCATGATCGAGGCGCCGCGGGGAACACTTACCCACCACTACCGGGTTGATGAGAGCGACCAGGTCACCATGGCGAATCTGATCGTTTCGACCACTTGCAACAACGAACCGATGAACCGCGCTGTGCGGGGAATCGCGGAAGAGCACCTGTCCGGAGTGTCCGAGATCACCGAGGGCCTTCTCAACCACATCGAGGTCGGGATTCGCGCGTATGATCCTTGCCTGTCGTGCGCGACTCACGCGATGGGACAGATGCCGCTCGAGGTGACCCTGCAAACCGCCGACGGCCAGACCATCGATCGGAGAACCAAGCCCTAA
- the hypD gene encoding hydrogenase formation protein HypD produces MRFVDEYRSEPEARKFVDAIHGVVTKPWSLMEICGGQTHTLIKSGIDRLLPEQVTLVHGPGCPVCVTPLEQIERALAIARRPEVIFTSFGDMLRVPGTSADLLSVKSQGGDVRIVYSPLDAVKLAEQNPNRQVVFFAVGFETTAPANAMSVWTAHRQGLENFSILCSHVLVPPAMEAILSAPHNQVQGFMAAGHVCAVMGYWQYGPIADKYEIPIVVTGFEPLDLLQGCYMTLKALEEGRSGVENQYTRSVTYEGNRPAQRLLRQVFEPCDRAWRGIGSIPESGYRLRSEYATYDAETRFDVGDIEAAESEECIAGEILQGLRKPHECSAFGSKCTPENPLGAPMVSSEGACAAYYHYGRVKVS; encoded by the coding sequence ATGAGGTTTGTCGACGAGTATCGCTCCGAGCCCGAGGCCCGGAAATTCGTCGACGCGATCCATGGTGTTGTTACCAAGCCCTGGAGCTTGATGGAGATCTGCGGAGGCCAGACCCACACTCTGATCAAGTCCGGCATCGATCGGCTCTTGCCGGAGCAGGTGACGTTGGTTCACGGCCCGGGGTGCCCGGTGTGCGTGACGCCGCTCGAGCAGATCGAGCGCGCCCTCGCGATCGCCCGGCGGCCGGAGGTGATCTTCACCTCCTTCGGCGACATGTTGAGAGTGCCCGGAACGTCGGCGGATCTCCTGAGTGTCAAGTCGCAAGGCGGCGACGTCCGCATCGTCTATTCGCCACTGGACGCGGTTAAACTCGCGGAGCAGAATCCGAACCGTCAGGTGGTGTTTTTCGCCGTCGGCTTCGAGACGACGGCGCCTGCTAACGCCATGTCGGTATGGACCGCCCACAGACAAGGATTGGAGAACTTCTCGATTCTGTGCTCGCACGTTCTGGTGCCGCCGGCGATGGAGGCTATCTTGAGCGCGCCGCACAATCAGGTACAGGGTTTCATGGCCGCGGGGCACGTCTGCGCGGTGATGGGCTACTGGCAGTACGGGCCGATCGCCGACAAGTACGAGATTCCGATCGTGGTGACCGGATTTGAGCCGTTGGATCTGCTCCAGGGCTGCTACATGACATTGAAGGCTCTCGAGGAAGGACGCTCGGGCGTTGAGAATCAGTACACACGGTCGGTCACCTACGAAGGCAACCGGCCCGCGCAGAGACTGCTTCGCCAAGTCTTCGAGCCGTGCGACCGTGCCTGGCGGGGCATCGGTTCGATCCCGGAGAGCGGGTATCGGCTGCGATCTGAGTATGCCACCTACGACGCCGAGACCCGATTTGACGTTGGCGATATCGAGGCCGCAGAATCCGAAGAGTGCATCGCCGGCGAGATCTTGCAGGGCTTGCGGAAACCGCACGAGTGCTCGGCCTTCGGATCCAAATGCACACCGGAGAATCCTTTGGGCGCGCCGATGGTGTCGTCGGAAGGCGCTTGCGCGGCGTACTACCACTACGGCCGGGTGAAAGTCTCCTGA
- a CDS encoding HypC/HybG/HupF family hydrogenase formation chaperone, translated as MCLGVPGKVVSIEENPLGMNMGRVSFGGIVKEVCLAYTPEAEIGDYVVVHVGFAISKIDEDEAAKVFEYLREMDELGELEVPQPGEVPGDETRGGAA; from the coding sequence ATGTGTCTTGGCGTTCCAGGCAAGGTGGTTTCGATCGAGGAGAATCCGCTCGGCATGAATATGGGCCGAGTCAGCTTCGGCGGCATCGTCAAGGAGGTGTGCCTCGCCTACACGCCCGAGGCCGAGATCGGGGACTATGTCGTGGTTCATGTCGGCTTCGCGATCAGCAAGATCGATGAAGACGAGGCGGCGAAGGTGTTCGAGTATCTGAGGGAGATGGACGAGCTCGGCGAGCTCGAAGTGCCGCAGCCGGGCGAGGTCCCAGGGGACGAGACTCGTGGGGGCGCGGCATGA
- a CDS encoding hydrogenase maturation protease produces the protein MPNFRTLVLGWGNPGRGDDGLGPALAGIIEAQADDGLTVESDYQLQVEDAAEIARHDRVVFVDADRSGPEPFSCRRLAPAETGLSFTSHSVSPEALLKLTGELFGREPETWLVGIRGYDFDTFDETLSPRARANLAATAGFLSDALRDGCFEERPGPGRSESTCGGRPADSEDVK, from the coding sequence ATGCCGAATTTCCGGACGTTGGTCCTGGGTTGGGGAAACCCCGGCCGCGGCGATGACGGATTGGGTCCGGCTCTGGCCGGAATAATCGAGGCCCAGGCCGACGACGGCCTCACGGTCGAGTCGGACTACCAACTGCAGGTCGAGGATGCGGCCGAGATCGCGCGCCACGACCGGGTTGTCTTCGTCGATGCGGACCGAAGCGGCCCCGAGCCGTTCTCGTGCCGCCGGCTCGCCCCGGCCGAAACGGGGCTCAGCTTCACTTCCCACAGCGTCAGCCCCGAGGCTCTGCTGAAGTTGACCGGCGAGCTGTTCGGCAGAGAGCCGGAAACCTGGTTGGTGGGGATTCGAGGCTATGACTTTGACACGTTTGACGAGACTCTGAGCCCGCGCGCGCGGGCCAACCTGGCAGCGACTGCAGGTTTTCTCAGCGACGCCTTGCGCGATGGGTGTTTTGAGGAACGACCGGGTCCGGGGCGGAGCGAGTCAACATGCGGCGGCCGACCGGCCGATTCGGAGGATGTGAAATGA
- the hypE gene encoding hydrogenase expression/formation protein HypE → MSDKDPLPRFAGSCPIPISDYPMVQMAHGGGGRLSQMLIEKLFVPAFDNPVLENLHDGAVLGLSSGSERSPGQQRLAFSTDSFVVRPLFFPGGDIGSLAVHGTVNDVAMCGAKPMAISAGFILEEGFAMGDLWRIVESMRDAALEAGVWVVTGDTKVVDKGKGDGVYINTTGVGLLRDGVEISPEGASVGDKILINGPIAEHGIAIMSVREGLEFETRLETDSAALYPLVELLLDNLPDDLRVLRDPTRGGVASALNEIAGQSNAGVLLEEDRIPLSEEVRGACEILGFDPLYVANEGKCLAIIAADRAEEALELWRSHRLGAQAAIIGEVVDDHPGRVVLRSSIGGLRVVDMLSGEQLPRIC, encoded by the coding sequence ATGTCCGACAAAGATCCACTGCCCAGGTTCGCCGGCTCCTGCCCGATCCCGATCAGCGACTATCCGATGGTGCAAATGGCCCATGGAGGGGGTGGGCGACTTAGCCAGATGCTGATCGAGAAGCTGTTCGTTCCGGCCTTCGACAATCCGGTGCTCGAGAATCTCCACGACGGGGCGGTGCTGGGCCTGAGTTCGGGGTCGGAGCGCTCTCCCGGGCAGCAGCGGCTGGCGTTTTCGACCGACTCGTTCGTCGTGCGGCCGCTCTTCTTTCCGGGTGGCGACATCGGATCGCTCGCGGTTCACGGCACGGTCAACGACGTCGCGATGTGCGGCGCCAAGCCGATGGCGATCTCGGCCGGCTTCATTCTCGAAGAAGGCTTCGCGATGGGAGATCTCTGGCGAATCGTCGAGTCGATGCGGGATGCCGCCCTAGAGGCGGGTGTCTGGGTGGTAACCGGCGACACCAAGGTGGTCGACAAGGGCAAGGGGGACGGCGTCTACATCAATACCACCGGCGTGGGTCTGCTGCGCGACGGCGTCGAGATCTCGCCCGAGGGGGCGTCGGTCGGCGACAAGATCCTGATCAACGGACCGATCGCCGAGCACGGCATCGCGATCATGTCGGTTCGGGAGGGCCTCGAGTTCGAGACCCGGCTCGAGACCGATTCGGCGGCCCTCTATCCGTTGGTCGAGCTGCTTCTCGACAACTTGCCGGATGACCTGCGGGTGCTCCGGGATCCCACCCGCGGAGGAGTCGCGAGCGCTCTCAACGAGATCGCCGGTCAATCGAACGCGGGCGTCCTTCTCGAAGAGGATCGGATTCCACTGTCCGAGGAGGTCCGCGGTGCCTGTGAGATCCTGGGCTTCGATCCACTCTACGTAGCCAATGAGGGCAAATGTCTGGCCATCATCGCCGCCGATCGTGCCGAGGAAGCGCTCGAGCTCTGGCGCTCGCACCGCCTCGGCGCCCAGGCGGCAATCATAGGCGAGGTCGTCGACGACCACCCCGGCCGTGTCGTCCTGCGCTCGTCCATCGGCGGCCTGCGAGTCGTCGACATGCTCTCCGGCGAGCAGCTGCCACGCATCTGCTGA
- a CDS encoding GAF domain-containing sensor histidine kinase, with protein MNIDRRKRPRRRFTLDLAAGRDGLPRLWGHQGFWQIRLRWAVAPLMIVAVAAGRALGFEFQVVPILIIALASPAYNALFAWVYSRHRNRIEADPRLNRIFTTTGVFVDYAAMFLLIYYTGGVSSPLSVFLIFHVIIAAIQFPTGTAYALAGVAAGGLWIFLIGQIGGWLQCHHVAYRAAPLHYLDQPPYAIVVLSAFTATLFFTAGIVGRLADRLRARVGDLADATSSVARANVRLRSLYRMLSAIGAERRMQPLLETVTEELSKVTKVQAVAVKLLSEDGKELRYVAAHGLPASVTADKVVYVDQSPINQRVVEEKILLESRLESGDQMQLQEELRELGIRSAVLAPLKVEDRVIGTLGFYDRSCDRFSARDHDFLQLAAELVAIAIDHARAYEAIETLMRERTEFMLEVAHNLRAPLAAGLSIIDLLTEGYLGELAEPQRDHLDRLESRLRALNQTIGELLAIARTRDRSREIEDVVVDLGALARYTEQTFKNEAAAQAPAFRVPADADLPPIASGLGLLESLMDNLVSNAIKYTPEGGRVEVRFEHPDTASVRIEVEDTGIGIPSDEKGKLFREFFRASNARRTTALGTGLGLVLVKQTVERHAGELDLSSEEGQGTKVTITLPLDREAALNARPERTPS; from the coding sequence ATGAACATCGACCGCCGCAAACGTCCCAGAAGGCGATTCACGTTGGACCTGGCTGCAGGACGTGACGGTCTGCCGCGGCTCTGGGGACATCAGGGCTTCTGGCAAATCCGCCTGCGCTGGGCCGTGGCTCCACTGATGATCGTCGCGGTCGCCGCCGGGAGAGCACTGGGCTTCGAGTTTCAGGTCGTGCCGATCCTGATCATTGCTCTTGCGAGCCCCGCCTACAACGCTCTGTTTGCCTGGGTGTACAGCCGTCATCGCAATCGGATCGAGGCCGATCCGCGCCTGAATCGGATCTTCACTACGACTGGGGTGTTCGTCGACTACGCGGCGATGTTCCTACTCATTTACTACACCGGCGGTGTCTCGAGCCCGCTATCGGTGTTCCTCATCTTCCACGTCATCATCGCCGCGATCCAGTTTCCGACCGGCACCGCTTACGCCCTGGCCGGTGTCGCCGCCGGAGGACTCTGGATCTTTCTCATCGGACAGATCGGAGGCTGGCTTCAATGCCACCATGTCGCCTACCGCGCGGCGCCGCTCCACTATCTCGATCAGCCGCCCTACGCGATAGTCGTCCTGTCGGCTTTCACTGCAACCCTCTTCTTTACGGCCGGAATTGTCGGCCGCCTCGCGGACCGTCTCCGGGCCAGGGTCGGAGATCTCGCCGACGCGACCTCCAGCGTCGCGCGGGCCAACGTCCGACTGAGAAGCCTCTACCGCATGCTCTCGGCAATCGGCGCGGAGCGGCGGATGCAGCCGCTACTCGAGACGGTCACCGAAGAGCTGTCCAAGGTCACGAAAGTCCAAGCCGTCGCGGTCAAACTCCTGAGCGAAGACGGCAAAGAGCTTCGTTACGTGGCGGCTCATGGCCTTCCCGCCAGTGTCACCGCCGACAAGGTCGTCTACGTGGACCAAAGCCCGATCAACCAGCGGGTCGTCGAGGAGAAGATCCTCTTGGAGAGCCGCCTCGAAAGCGGCGACCAGATGCAGCTGCAGGAAGAGCTGCGCGAGCTCGGGATCCGGTCCGCGGTGCTGGCGCCACTGAAGGTCGAGGACCGGGTGATCGGAACCTTGGGCTTTTACGACCGCTCGTGCGACCGGTTCAGTGCTCGCGATCACGACTTTCTTCAGCTCGCAGCCGAGCTCGTGGCCATCGCCATCGATCACGCCCGAGCCTATGAGGCAATCGAGACCCTGATGCGCGAGCGCACCGAGTTCATGCTCGAGGTTGCGCATAACTTGCGGGCTCCCCTGGCCGCGGGCCTGAGCATCATAGACCTCCTGACCGAGGGCTATCTGGGTGAGCTGGCCGAGCCGCAGAGAGATCACCTGGATCGTCTCGAGAGCCGGCTGAGAGCGCTCAACCAGACCATCGGCGAACTCCTGGCCATTGCCCGGACCCGGGATCGAAGCCGCGAGATCGAAGACGTGGTCGTCGACCTCGGCGCTTTGGCGCGCTATACCGAACAGACCTTCAAGAACGAAGCCGCCGCACAGGCTCCCGCCTTTCGGGTCCCCGCCGATGCCGACCTACCCCCAATCGCCAGCGGCCTCGGGCTTCTCGAGAGCCTCATGGACAACCTGGTCTCGAACGCGATCAAATACACGCCCGAGGGAGGCCGGGTCGAAGTCCGTTTCGAGCACCCCGACACCGCCTCGGTGAGGATCGAGGTCGAGGACACCGGCATCGGAATCCCCAGCGACGAGAAGGGCAAACTCTTCCGCGAGTTCTTCCGAGCGAGCAACGCCCGCCGGACGACCGCACTCGGCACCGGCCTGGGTCTCGTACTGGTCAAACAAACGGTCGAACGTCACGCCGGCGAGCTCGATCTGAGCAGCGAGGAGGGGCAGGGCACCAAAGTCACGATCACGCTTCCGCTCGATCGGGAGGCAGCCCTCAACGCGCGACCGGAAAGGACCCCCTCTTAG
- a CDS encoding response regulator: protein MTEKKPLVLCIDDDPDILSYLEIVLEAEGFDFAGAASAEEGLLEYKKAVPDVIILDLMMEEVDAGTGFARELKLLDNEAPVFMLSSVGDNLSMTTDYAALGLAGIFQKPLEKDRLLAVLRAALPAVEATG from the coding sequence ATGACCGAGAAGAAGCCGTTGGTTCTGTGTATCGACGATGACCCCGATATTCTTTCGTACTTGGAGATCGTCCTGGAAGCCGAAGGATTTGATTTCGCCGGCGCCGCGAGCGCCGAAGAAGGACTGCTCGAGTACAAGAAGGCCGTTCCCGATGTGATTATTCTCGACTTGATGATGGAAGAGGTCGATGCCGGGACCGGTTTCGCGAGAGAGCTCAAGCTGCTCGACAACGAGGCCCCGGTCTTCATGCTGAGCTCCGTCGGCGACAATCTCAGCATGACGACCGACTACGCCGCCCTGGGGCTCGCCGGGATCTTCCAGAAGCCGCTCGAGAAGGACCGCCTGTTAGCGGTTCTGCGTGCGGCGCTGCCGGCCGTCGAAGCTACAGGTTGA